The genomic window TAGATTTGTCTTTTGTGGGTTTGGAATGGATTAAAGAGGAGTCTTTTACTGGATTTTGTTGAATGCTAGATTTGGGTTTAGTAAACAATGAATCCTTTACTGGTTTTGAAGGATGTTATATTTGAAACTGATTAGAGCTAAACCCTCTATTGCTTAGTGGTTCTTAATTTAAGGGTTTTGCCGCAGCTTCCCTAATTTAAGCTTGTTTTCTAATACAAAGTACAAAAGCAGTGTGTTCGTCAACTATcttcttactctgttttcgtTTAGAGAGTTTTTGCAGAGATGAGGAGAACTATAACAATGGTGATAAAGATGTCAATACTTATGATATTGATTTCATCAATGGTGATGAATATGGTCGAGGTTGAGGTTGACCAGATTGAATCATGGGTCAAGGACTTCCAggtttcattctctttttcacACATTCACACAAGCTTTATGTAAAAGAAGTATATATGAAATCAATATAACCtaaccaaagaaaatgttttctcTAGGATGGAAAAGCTGCTGTCCACAAAAATTCTCAACCTATTCCAGCTGAGAACAACGAACCAGTGAAGCTTGTTGTCGCCGAGAGCCTTGACGACATAGTTCAGGTCAGCGAGCGGAAACGTTGTAGTATACGAAGGAGACAGGACAAAGGAAGACTTCATAGTTCAGGGTTGGTGATACTAgcagaagatgatgaggaagaacaCGAAAAGATGGATTAGTTAAAGCTTCCAAAAACTGAATCAAAACAATCATTATTACATTAGTTTGTGGTTGTGGATTAGCAATGTTTAAGTAGTTTGATCTATCAATCTCCTGAATTTCTAGATTGCAGATATTTTATCTCATTTTGCTGTCTCACTTGATTCGTGGGTTATATTgcttaatttgatttaaactctgttttgtgtGGTTACATAGGACTCTGTTTCGCCTGTGTATAGGAAGAGAGTAATGACGTTGAGTGTACAGAGTTGGAGAAGGGTTTCgagaaaaaattgtaattcTTGAATTCGTCTCAGCTTGAGAATAGTGAGTCCATGGACTTTTACCGGATATGAGTTGTACAATGCAGAGACTGATCCCGAACTGAAAGCTGTTATGAGAGGACATGGGAAAAGCCATTGGCTTCGTTTGACCGGAAAGAATTTATGAGTAGTAAGTAGCATATCTAAAGTAAACGCCatgcaaacaaagaaaacaatgatgaaGATATAAGAGCATCCACATTGGTGGGCTTTTAGCAAATGTTCttaacaataattttataatttattttgaagttaagagttttgataagagttttttttttttaagagtgtattttgtctcttatataagagcaAAATCTTAGGCCTGGGCATtttaaccgaaccgaaccgaaccgaccCGACTCAACCGAACTCAAACCGatccaaaccaaacccaaTCTAAGACTCAAACAATTCGGTTGTATTTTATCTCAACCCAAATGggtcggttcggttcggttttgaaccaaaccgaaccgacAACCCAATGTCTTTatatacttaattaattaattctataaataatattacaaataactctaaatatttatttatctctaACTAAAACTCTAAccctaaaaagtaaaaacctaaGGTTTACTTCTAACTTCGTTTCATTTGTTCTTCCGTCGTCTCTCTCTACTCTCTACAGCCACGGTATGATTTTTAACTACTCTCTAGCAATACAATTACGCTCATCTcaattttagttaaatattatGAGTATATGATGATTTTTTCAATCTGTACGTACACCGCAAAGtcatggaaaagaaaaatctgtgTTTGCGttgtcttgtttcttctatttacttagattttttaatttttaagaataGGTTTCATGTAGGTTGggtgattttgtttgtttacaatatatataatatattttagcaTTCATACCAATAATCAATGGATTTTCGTGCAAGAAAACAGATCATACATGTTTATTTAGTTTACTAATAATGAAAGATGTTTTAATAGAAACGTAATTGTATTCTTTCAATTGACTAACAATTttatacatgttttgtttgtagatgTCTAAAAGAAACACGACTagcaataaaagaaaagaacccGAGTCTCCAACAGTGTCGCCAaaggcaaaaagaaaactacCTACAAGATCAACAGCATGGAAAGTCTTTACGAGGttgaaagatgatgataatagTTGCTCATGCAATTATTGTGGTAAAATCTATTCATGTAATCCTGCTACATGTGGAACCAGCAATATGAACACACACATGAGAAAGTGCAAAGCTTATTTGGATCATCTTGAATCTAATTCTCAGAATGTCATAGTCTCTAGTGGTGGTGGTAATGGTGCTGGCATGATAAAACCTTTTGATCAAAACGTGTGTAGGCAAGCAACGGTGAAAATGATTATCATGGACGAGTTGTCGTTTTCTTTTGTGGAGAATGATGGGTTTAAACATTTTTGTGAGATGGCTGTCCCTTGGTTTACTATTCCATCGCGAAGAACAATTACTAGGGATGTTGTTGGTCTGTACAGAGCTGAAAAAACTGCATTGAAGACTATTTTAAGTCGTAATAGGCAGGCCATGTCGTTTACCACTGACATATGGACTTCTATTACGACATTGAGTTATATGGTCGTTACTGCTCATTTTATTGACATGGATTGGCAATTGCATAGAAGAATTATTAGTTTTAGTCCTATTCCTGATCATAAGGGAAAGACCATCGCCAATCAGTTTTTAAGATCTTTGGATGATTGGGGTATTGAGAAAGTATTTTCTATCACTGTGGATAACGCAAGCGCCAATGATAAAGCTAATACTGTTTTGAAAGAGAGGCTAAGTAACAGAAATAGTGATGCTTTGATGATGAATGGTGATTTTATGCACATACGTTGTGGT from Arabidopsis thaliana chromosome 3, partial sequence includes these protein-coding regions:
- a CDS encoding disulfide isomerase-like protein, which translates into the protein MRRTITMVIKMSILMILISSMVMNMVEVEVDQIESWVKDFQDGKAAVHKNSQPIPAENNEPVKLVVAESLDDIVQVSERKRCSIRRRQDKGRLHSSGLVILAEDDEEEHEKMD
- a CDS encoding disulfide isomerase-like protein (protein disulfide isomerase-related; BEST Arabidopsis thaliana protein match is: PDI-like 1-2 (TAIR:AT1G77510.1); Has 215 Blast hits to 215 proteins in 67 species: Archae - 0; Bacteria - 0; Metazoa - 92; Fungi - 2; Plants - 111; Viruses - 0; Other Eukaryotes - 10 (source: NCBI BLink).), with the translated sequence MVMNMVEVEVDQIESWVKDFQDGKAAVHKNSQPIPAENNEPVKLVVAESLDDIVQVSERKRCSIRRRQDKGRLHSSGLVILAEDDEEEHEKMD